Genomic segment of Schistocerca nitens isolate TAMUIC-IGC-003100 chromosome 9, iqSchNite1.1, whole genome shotgun sequence:
acaaaaatttaacCTAAATGATTGTCAATAACTAATGTTGCACCGAGATGGAAATTGCTCCCAGCATTTAAAAGATGTTGAAAAGTAGATGGACTGGCAATATATGTAACCTTTTAAGGCAAGGAACAATTGTTGGGAGTCCCTAAATTCCCTTCACCTTGGGATGATAAAGCCATGGCTGTTTACAAAGCAGTACAGAAGTGGGGTATAGCTGACAGTTCAGGCATTTTGCTAAGATACGACAGCAAGCAATACAAGTTGaataagctgctgctgctgcacaaatCTAGAAAAATTGTTCCGTCGTGGTGTACTGTACCTCCCTTGCATCATTACATTTGTAAACTGGTGTCAAAGACATGTTTCGAATCACTGATGGGGGCAACTTCTGACCCAGGCATGGAACTGAAGTACCCAATGATGTACAGTCTATTATTCTCGGATTTCTTGAAAACCAACTTTCTATGTAGAAACAACCACAAGATGCTTACGAAGAATGGTTGGAGTAAACTATGATCTTTCTTGGTGGCATTCTAAAGAAAGGAATATCTTTTCACATCTCAGGAGCTGTAACTTATTGTAGGTGGATGGCAAGTCATATACTCGTATGTATTCAAGTTATACAAGTTTCATAACGATTTTCGCTTATCTGATATGGAGAAGAAATCATTTACAAGAATATGTGTTTTTTTCGTCTGTGTGCATATTCAGGCCTGGTTTCTCTCAAAGGAAGCAATTAGGGCATCTTACCACGATTTCCAATTCATGACTTAGTTGATAAATTATCAGGATATTTACTCTGATTGTTGCTGGAGACCGTAAAAAATACCCTTAGGAGTAAATAATTTCCAGTGTTCATTCAATCAAAATATATTTTGATTCAACAGAAATGAATATTGTAAAATGACTTGCATAAAGAAAAAGAGTTTTCAAATTGAAAATGTGTGCATTAGCAAAAATAAACTTGATGTTTTATAGATTTCTGGTGGTGTTTTTTGAATGCCTCACATGAACTTTTCAGTAATATGAGTCAAAAATGATTTTAAACGATTGCTGGATCTGCTGGAATGTGCAATGTCCATTGTTTTTAAGAAAAACAAatatacagtgaatatcaggaagaaTACAATGCTTTTTAATGGAAACAGGTGTTATGGATGCTATGTTCCAGCTTCAAGGCATTTGATAGTCATCTACGATTTGTTAAACTGAGATGAAATTTTCCACAAACTGTTTTCTGTCAATTGGAACGACACTGGGGGCGATAAAAGCAAAGTTTTAACTTTCAGAAAATTTATGTATAGCTAAGGGCCATCCTCTTGTGTACTTTAAAGACTATAAGACACACCTTAATGTTTAAGCAacttaaaaaaacatttttatttgtagaCTGCAAACACAGAtttaagaaaaaaggaaagaaagaaatcttagtttataaaaccaactGACCTTTAAAATGCCTGAAAactgtcatctgaactttcttcttttcttcctcttAGTCATCATCATTGTCCTCTTTATAtacaagatggtcttcactgccatcaagaGCATTAATTATGGTGCacatcttgaaagatttaacaataatgtcttctctcactctagatcaCAACTGCTCTATCCACTGACACAactgtttgattgtaggtcgttttattTAACATGAATTCCATGTTAggcttcatccatcatccatttcctCTCATATACacattaaatggtttatttatagaCACATCAAGAGTTTGCAATTGTGAAGTTATTAAAATCCtgccggaataacagcaagctctgtatttccctattACAACTCctctttcacaaaatttttcaaatgaGTACTAAACTAACCtaacacaagaagagaactcttcttcaataaagcacctttccttctctctcatactctgttaatccataatttcaaacCGGCGTTGTCCATCGAaccctgttaatccataatttcaaatCAGCGTTGTCCATCGAACccttgtcatgtacatgaacaCCACCTGGCAGTATTTCACAAGGTTTTGCTCTTGAAAATGATCACCGGATTAAGTTCAGTACTGTCAGCACAACAGGAAAGGACACCAATGTTGtagattttttcatgtccacttgtttttatagctgcagttttagcacctttcatgacaatagttctgttactcggcacatcaataGTCAAAGGAGTTTTGTCCATATTCGCTGCTTGGCTTAGTTCCATACTGGTTTTCTATCAGCGCttaataataaagtgatggaaagataatattgtcTCTTCATACTCTTGCAGAATTTTCTGAGATAGTTTGGTTTTCGTTCTAAGTccatgacacttcataaacctgtagcaccagccaactccacccttaaagtctgttaattccactgTAGTGCTGGCTTACGAGTGTGTATTTGAATCACTTTTGtactaattccaatgccattttgacagtGACCTTGAATTCATTTCAATACGTCATCATCTAGTTTTGGCCTtcttgcattcagtcctctatttgaacatttagtcttcctcatttttgtcAGTTGTTCTTTACTAGCCGGCCAATCGcgaatgtttctttctttttttttttctgttggtggagggccgaaatgctgcTAGCTGCtgcgtttccatgttcttctgcttaTGCTACAACTTTCAGTTTACAGCCTGCATCATATGAATATCTAATgttttttccattacaaaactagctactaaaaatattgtactgttaccaataacacaaatcacttccAATTCaaattcactggcaccgtagactgtaaTGATGCATCattggctagacagtgttctgggtttgtgatggcaagATGGAGGGGAGACAGTGGTAGCAAGCTAGTGAATGCCCGCAATTCATGTTTGTTGCAtcctgcactgctgctgccagttgaatctaatgttgccagatagagatacaTTTCCCACAGCATCGAATATATgctatttttaagactggtgggaattataaatcaaacactggatatttttgtattaattctgagtacaagatgcacctgaattttgaaataaatttttctaagaaaaaagtaTGTCTTATGGTCTGTAAAATGTAATAATTATTGCTGATTATATTTTATACACAGATACTACTTACCTGTACCTGGTGGCCGAAATAAAATAGTCACATAGTGTCATTAAATAGTGCTCATTCCACAGGATCCAACTGTGGGCCTCAGGGTGTTGCACATTAATTATTTTAAGCACTATTAATTTTACTGAATTTGTTGATCTTGAATTAACTTTAATTATCCAGTGTGTTCTACTGATGGCACCAACTTAAAGTGATCCAGTTTAAAATTCTGCATCTGATAGTGGATCTGCATATTACATGACTATTGGTGTTCCCACAATATTAATAACAGTATTCTCGAATTTATGCGTTTCCATCATTTCTGCTGTTTGAGAGGTGGCACCGATTGACGCTCCACACCATGTACTAGCTGCGTTTTAGCTACTGGGCACAAGAAGTCACATATAATTCATGGCTTTGGCTGCATTCTTAGCAGGCAGGAAAGCGGGACTGCCTCTTGTTGACATTATCAATCTTGCATGTTTACCTTGTTCAGCCCTCTGCCATTGGCTGTCTTTCTTCATTGTGTGAGGACTTGTCATGTTACAAGCACAGACCTTGCCCAAAGATGATGGCAGGTTACAGCTTGACAAACTTGATGATTACAAGAATGAGTGCTTGAGATTGGGGTTGCGGCCCCAAAACTGATCACAAAGAATGAGAtatatgcaaataaaataaaaactataaagTAGAGCTATCCAAATTCTATTATAAAAAAATCTACTACTAAAAGCTTGACGATTATATGATGCTGTGCTTGACACGATTGACATCTGGCTGTTTCAGTAGTGTCAGTAtcagtttttaaaaattgttttaattaCTTTGGGAAGTCACTTATGTAGGTAAAACATATGAATTAGAATATTAAATCTAAGAACTGTTATacacaattttcaaaaaaattgcagGTTTTACTCTTGTGAAAAGTGGATCAGCTGATAGGTGTTATTCCTGCACTTTGGTGGTCAAtatttggaaaaggctgggtgatacaggaagatttctgcTAGATTACATCATGTCAGACagcaattccgaaatcagatactggatagtaaggcatacccatgagcagatatagactcaggtcacaatgttGCAGTgttgaagggtaggctgaagtttatgagattagccaggaagaatcaatacgcaaagtgggatacagaagtactacggaatgatgacagagaatttcaggaatacagaaatacaagtccctgaagaatgaaataaataggaagtgcagggaagctaagatggaatggctacatgaaaaatgtgactaAATTGAAAAAGACATGATTATTGGAAGGACTGAGTAGCTTATAGGAAAGTCAACACAACCTTCAGtgcaattaaaagcaaggctggtcACATCAAGAgtacaacaggaattccactgttgaatgcagaggagagagccgacaggtggaaagagtacattgaaggcctctatgagggggaagatttgtctgatgtgataaaagaagaaacaggagtcaatttagaagagatatgggattcaGTATCAGCATCAAAAATTAAGAGagccttggaggacttaagatcaaataaggcagaagggatagataacagtccatcagaatttctaaaatcattgtgggaagtgccaacaaaatgaCGTGTAGGATGTATGAGTCGAGAGACATACTATCTGactatcggaaaaatatcatctacaaaatttcgaagactgcaagagctgacaagcgagagaattatcacacaatcagcttaatagctcatgcatccaagttgctgacaagaataatatacagaagaatgggaaagacaaTTAAAGATGTGTTATATGATGACCAGTTTGattataggaaaggtaaaggcaccagagaggctattctgacgtggttgataatgcaagcaagactagagaaaaatcaagacatgttcataggatttgtcgacctggaaaaagcgtttgacatggtcaaatggtgtaagatgtttgaaatcctgagaaaaacaggggtacgctatagggagagacgggtaatatacaatatgcacaagagccaaaagggtataacaagagtggacgaccaagaatgaagtgctcagattaaaaaggctgtaagagaaggatgtagcctttcgctcttactgttcaatctgtatatcgaagaagtaaTGGTGAAAGTGAAATAAAGGTcccagagtggaattaaaattccaggtgaaaggatatcaatgatatgattcactgatgacatttactatcctgagtgaaagtgaagaagaactatacAACgtcctgaatagaatgaacagtttaatgagtacataaTTTGGAtttagagtaaactgaagaaagtaatgagaagttgccggaatgagaacagcgagatacttaacttcaggactgatggtcacatagtacatgaagttaaggaatactactacctaggcagcaaaataaccaatgagggatggagcaaggaggacatcaaaagcagactaacagtggcaaaaagggcattcctggccaagagaagtctgttgctGTCAAACATACGCCTtatttctgtgaatgtacatttggagcacagcactgtatggtagtgaaacatggaccgtgggaataccggaacagagaATCAAAACATTTGTGATGTGTGCAACAgacatatgttgaaaattaggtggactgataaggtaaggaatgatgatttGCACTGAATCGGAAAGGAaaagagtatgtggaaaacactgacaatgagaagtgtcaggatgataggatatctgttaagacatcagggaattactttcaTGATACTAAGAGaatctgtagagtgcaaaaactataGAGCaatacagggattggaatacattaagcaaacaattgaggatgtaggttgcaagtgctactctgagatgaagaggttggcacaggagaggaattcgtggtgctttgctgaagaaaagaatttattaaaattaaagCAAATGAAAACAACAACTCAGTATGCAATTTATTTTCTGTATCACTAAGATGTGTCATGTTTCTTCAGTTATGCTTCTAGttatttttactgatttttttattgtttcattacaaaataaaacaaatgttttttaaCCCACATACCAAGTACATCTCACACAGACATTAAAAGTTGTATACtgatgtgaaattttattttaaaaatgaaactttaaataaaaataacattttattgaatATAACAACAGGATTTACAACTTATAAGTATTTGCTGACTCCTCATAGCCAGGCCAACACCCCAATACTTGGAGCACCGCAgacacgtcgtcgtcgtcgtcgtcgtcatcgtcatcatcattttcatcatcatcgttTGTCAGCATCATCTTCATATGCACTACAGCATATAAAAGTTACGGGGGGTATTAATGTTTCATTAACTCTGTTGTGTCTCGCTTTTCTATCTTCCTAAGaagcttcttcttcatcttctttatTTTGGCTGTGTTCTTGATCTGAAAAATTCGTGTtccattaaatttatttaaattacaaTAGAAGAGTGCAACTACAAGTTACATCTCAAGTTAGAATCTTACCACTTGGACTACTTCAGATTTCCTTCTGTTTGCCTCCTGTCTTTCAAGATTAAGCTTCCGCCTCAGTTTCTTTGCTTTCTTTTCCTCCAAAAACTGTTCTTTGCGTGCTTTTGACAATTCTCTTGTTTGTTTGATGGACTCTTGTAATGCACGTCTCTTTTCAAGAGACAATTGCAGACCTCTGGTTTTCACAATAGATGAAGCTCTATTGAAACAAGTTAAATCACATTACCATGTGtgtggtttttaaattttttttaaagaaaagaaattaacttAACCATTGCTGTacgaaaatggaagaaaatgaaatatttatgcAAACAAACTGCATTACTAGGAAAAAAATCTTTTTGAAACTTCGGGTCAGATTAAAACCTTATGCTGAGCCATTTCTCGAACCCGACACATTTTAATTCGGTAATACTAATAGCACTAATTGGTCCACAAAATCATTTTTAGTACATTGTTTGCACATATGATATAGGACAAAGGGTAAACATAATTAAATGATGATTGCAGTAGTCATCGTAACTACATGACACCACATAATCAAAGTACATTGTATTATGAAAAGCCCAGGAtgcaataatgacaatattatgaaaaggataaattgctactcaccttaCAGTGGAAATGATAagtcacagataggcgcaacaaaaagactgctaaaaaattaagcttttggccaaaaagccttcttctgaagtagacaaaacacacacacacacacacacacacacacacacacacacacacacacacacacacaagtacaactCTCACGTGCGATCAATGTCTCTAGCTACTTTGGCCAGACTATGGACTGCAACTTCACCTGATGGGAGAAGCAGTTTGGTATGGGTAGTTGGGGTAAGGAAGAAAAATGGGGTGGCAAGGGGAAGGAATAACAGAATAGGGGTGGGAaaaggtgtagtgctgcttgtgggagtgtgcAGGAATGTGGTGGAGCTGCCAGGTGTAGCAGCgaggtttggggggaggggggtagagaATAGGAAAATGACCAAGGTGGAACAGAAGGTTGTGTAGCACTGGAGTGTAGCAGATATTGCACAGAGAGTTCTCACAtgtgaaattcagaaaagctgatactGGTAGGAAAGATCCAGATTATGTTGACTTTGAAGCAGTCATTGGAGTGAAGTACATCATTTTAGCCAGCATGTTCAATAACTGGGTCATCTAGATGTCTCtctgccacagtttggcagtggccattcatgcagacagacagcttgttagttgtcatgctcaAGTAAAAAACAGCACACagtttgcagcttagtttgtagaggaaacgactgctttcacaggtagctctgcatTTGTTGGGATGGGTGCTGCCTGTGGCTGGGCTGGAGTTGGTGGTGgtaggaagatgtatgggacaggtgatGCATTTAGGTCTATTGAAGGGATATAAGCCATGAGGCAAGGTTTGGGAGCAAGGTTATGGCTTATGTTTGGTGGGCAGTAGAAGACCACTGTGGGTGGGGTGGGAAGGAGGATAGTTGGTATGGTTTTGACTAACTcttgtgtcctgaaatgaggaatcCTACGCACTATCCTTCCTACTTATAACAGCTTTTCTAAACTGCACTGCTGGGAATTCTCCTggtaatatatcctatgttcccgtaaccctctggTCTCAACTTTCACTAGTCCCGGTCCTTCCCCTCCGCTCAAATCTACTGCATACATCTAGCAGCCCTACCCTGTGCCCACCGTGTCCCTGTATGCTTCCACAAGAAGCATTACACCTTCAACCATCCCCATCCAGCTACCCCTTTCCCTACTCACCccaagcctcctccttaccccctttGGCCACACCTTTTTGCTTCTCTCATTAGGCAAAGTTGCAGTCCCTAGTCCAGCCAGAATGGCCAGAGACATTGGTCATGTGTGGATGAGTTGTGCTTGTGCGAATGTGTGTggtttctacttcagaagaatgccttttggttgaaagcttaaatgtaaagtaatcttttcgttgtgcctgtcccCAACCTAACAtctctatacagtgagtagcaatctattcattTCATACTATTGTTTTTATAatgtcctggactttccattgctcGATTTTACATAATAATATAAACTGACATATTACACTGCTTGTACATATGACAACAATACTTATTAGTTGAAGCaggttaaaatataaagtaacataATACACAATTATTTaattggactgataaaaaaaatctactcaccaagtggtggcagaacacacacataaaacaaccttcctcttcaacccttctgactgaaggaggagccactgactCCGGAAGCTTGTCTAATTACAACccccttttatgtgtgtgttctgctgctgcttggagaGTAGAGTTTttatctatcaaattaaattagtttgccaaaaattgattgttttcattattATAATACATAATTAACTATTTTTGATTAATGATATTTACTTATTCAGATATTCCAAAAAATCAGAGACAGTAGAAGCAACAGTCAAGAAAGAACTTTTTAACTTTACTCAAAATGTAGTTCAAGTCAATGTGCATTTTAAGTAAGAGGTCACGTGTGGTTATATAACGGAACTCTAGTACGGTACGCTCTTCTTTCGCATACGTTTGTACTTATTGTGTCGGTGTTAAGCTTATGTCATGCTTATATGAGTGTAAATCATAATTAAGTttcacaatgttttcttttttaaggtGCTCTCTTCcataataattaatatttcaaaCCTTCTACAGGAACCCCTGATAAATCTTTTTCAGCACTTtagttttgtttttgaaattgtggaacttccaaaaaaaaaaaaaaaaaaaatattccatgtACCAGTATTGACTGTATACTACCATGGTGCACAGTCATCATCAATAAGCAGCTCATATTTTTAGCGAGAATCCTAACAGCATAAGCACATGTAAGAGTATTGAGTATTTTATTGAGATTGCTAAAGTGCATCTCCCACTTTAGACCTTTCTGCATATGTATGCTTAAAAATTTTTGTAGACTCATACTTGAGAAATTTTTTTCTTCAATGGTGGAAAAAGGGTTCGCAGGCTGGGAAGTTTTGTATGGCGTGAAAGTTCACTgcaacatttttttcagaatttatgatgaCACTATTGGTATTGAATCACTCTACTGAACTACACATAAACAATGTTCCATTTTCCTGCAGATTTTCCTCAGTGGGTGATTTACTTAAAATATTAGTGTTATCTGCAAAGACTACTGTGGTTCCATCATGTGTTAGTACACCACTGTAAGGgggaaaatgtttattgctcagcaTATTTTGTGAAGGATAATAATATTTGTCATAGACCATTTCACACATATGTGCCAGGGTAGAAAGAGACCACAGTACCATTATCAAATCATTCGGTAGTGTGCTATCACAAAGTTGGACAGAtgagcaaaaattaaaatttattgggATTTATATGCAAAGTGATGAAGCCTTGCATACTACAGAAGCATccaaaaataaatgcaacatatgaaAAGTCTGAATGAGGCATTTTAGAAAAGTACCAGtgggtggctggggggggggggggtgtatgggaCAAAACTACATGAAGTTGTATTCAGTACTGAACAGCAAAAAAAGATGGGGGCCTGCAACAGTATTTTGAAAAGCATGCAAATAAAACACAAAGTACTGGGATGAGGGTTTGCCCCAGGCACACATTTTAAGAATACTAAAAAGTAAGCTGCCCCTACAGATTAGTGACAAAAATATGATCACGAGATggagaaatttacatttttatttgatgGAGGATGTCTGAAGAGCAGAGAATGTCCTAGTCTGAAAGCCCATGCACCAACAATACTCATGATGATCTGGCGAGTCTGCATACTTGaattatagggggggggggggagtgcaactCTCACTGCCACTGGTCTACATGGTGGAATGTGCTCTACCAGTCAGTTAGCAATGGAATGACCACTCTAAGACTATATGAAACAGAGAATAAAGCATACATGACTCCACAAACTCGACTGGCAAACAAGTGAAAAAGTTCGGTGGGAAAGTGCCCCTACAGATTAGTGACAAAAATGTGATCACGAGATggagaaatttacatttttatttgatgGAGGATGTCTGAAGAGCAGAGAATGTCCTAGTCTGAAAGCCCATGCACCAACAATACTCATGATGATCCGGCGAGTCTGCATACTTGAATTATGGGGGGAGTGCAACTCTCACTGCCACTGGTCTACATGGTGGAATGTGCTTTACCAGTCAGTTAGCAATGGAATGAAACAGAGAATAAAGCATACATGACTCCACAAACTCGACTGGCAAACAAGTGAAAAAGTTCAGTGGGAAAGTATAAGCTGCAAGCAAGTGGCCCAATGGACTGACCATCAGAAATGAGAGTGGAATAAATTCCGTACATAACTTGGGCAGTTTAATCATGGTAGTTCAATGAAAGAAGagttatgtaatgagtaagcaAGATGTAAAGTTAAGGAACAGAGGAAATTGACAGTAAACAGGAAAATAAGTGTACTAGCTGTTGTTATTCTGGACACGGGGGGCAAAGAAAAGCACTGCCTCATGCAAATTATTCCAGCAAATCAGGAAACTGAGGGAAGAGAGAACCCTTCCTGTGAGCAGGATAAAAATAAATGGCACAGTTGGCACAAGGTCAAAGCCAGTGGTATTATGGACCATTTTAGAAATGAGTAGGGGGTATGTCACAGAACTCATGTTTTTAGTCACACTGGACAAGCAATCCATTTATTTAGGAAGTAGATTTTCATATAGAGAAAGATGCAATAACCTGTTTCTCTTAAGCGAAGCTTAAGTTTCGATTCTGTTTGTTGTTCTCAGTACATTATTCCTGTATTGACTATTTTGACACATGCAATCCTTTATGTTTACAAGTTACTGAGAAAACTGCATGTCTGCTGTACAGTTTCAATATTTGAGGATGCTAATAATGCATCCTACAAAATTAACAGGACCTGAATGAGTGTAGGTGTTTTAGGGCAGAGACGTTATTAGCAGTACCTTCAAACGACGAGGTCTTGGACACCCATGCAGCACAGATGCCCGCCCTAGTGTCGTATTCTAAGGGCAGTGGTGGCAGATTGTACAACTACCATAGCACAgatgagggcttgtgagcccagatgtgtcaacacaaactgttgcgaaccagttattagtaGTGGAACTACAAGCACACACAGCTCTAACCTGTCTTCCACTGATGCCACAGCACTGACATGCATAGCTCGACTGTTGCTGTcataggatcacttggaagatagaaTGGCACGCTGTGGTGTTCAGTGCTGAACCCAGATTCTGCCTGCAtacaagtgatggtcatttgcagGTACGATGTAGACCTGATGAGCACTGTCTCATCGAGTGCATTTGTCCAACACACTGGTCCCACCCCAGGCCTCATGGTCTGcagtgcaataagctacaactctcattgaCCTTTAGCGGTTCCGGGGAGGACACTAATCAGCACTCGGTACTGGAAAATGTTGTTAGACCAGTTCTTTTCCtgttcttgcaacaagaaggtgatgta
This window contains:
- the LOC126203222 gene encoding coiled-coil domain-containing protein 86 codes for the protein MGIESVVKVLKVEDVLSSSELGRKRNNGASEDSSSENEVDVPKVVRGRPKSGRVWKTHKKRASSIVKTRGLQLSLEKRRALQESIKQTRELSKARKEQFLEEKKAKKLRRKLNLERQEANRRKSEVVQVIKNTAKIKKMKKKLLRKIEKRDTTELMKH